One genomic segment of Desulforamulus reducens MI-1 includes these proteins:
- a CDS encoding copper amine oxidase N-terminal domain-containing protein, whose protein sequence is MKRTRKVVSTLVAVALVGGIVLPAATPALAYSKNSVSKVISIDNNDEAQGIGNITIREDKDYVNDFVYGDVFTLTLPSGVEWVNEGATKLSVDINGKTYTTADPEVKLLSDSKLQITMNNIDVDTDKVDDIVITPYIKADSSVNGDIKVKIDGKDSAVTSQELTIARAFDGDTVTTVEDVETIGDATSKAGEITIEEAAKGSMGTDYQKIKVKLPTDFDWKANSDFKVSFSGSFANADITSANSLTSTDIANKVQGYQIDGRNLNIYFKPTTNSTNQRGIITIVPVIDPDKDAKYGDVEVNVSGDNVTDADVVIAKYSDFGVDLKVKEVEELFAGRFDEETEEITIEESVAGTFIEGRKVTLELPSWVKVTDVKFTQDDFKVKDTFVAADDIDDNEVELEIGQSTKGNTSGGKLKFKLQLSVEAGKAGDIEMKVIGKAGGEGELVIAKAVNPVKIEGQASNVKVGVKKQAIGDIVITELKDGAITETNDYTKKKTELYVDLTDGVKWNDYKVEVIEGNLDIDEDNIDTANGDTRLIIPIKGESSKASKIKISGITVDLDRTIPEGIIEAKVKGSAIVQNDKAQKGWLEGAEEKDGADNSLDSGEFDTTTVAKTVAAKVVTPAPEAGTVLFNIGSSIYTAGGVTKVMDAAPYIKEGRTYVPVKYLALALGVSEQDIAYENGVVTLTKGNDVVKLTIGSKTLMNNDTTVTMDVAPEIVNGRTMLPARYVAEGFGAMVGFANGQVVISY, encoded by the coding sequence TTGAAAAGAACCAGAAAAGTAGTATCTACTCTGGTAGCTGTAGCTCTGGTCGGTGGCATTGTACTGCCCGCAGCTACACCCGCCCTTGCTTATTCCAAGAACAGTGTCAGCAAAGTAATCAGCATTGATAACAATGATGAAGCCCAAGGCATTGGCAACATCACTATTCGTGAAGACAAAGACTATGTTAACGATTTCGTATATGGTGATGTTTTCACCTTAACTCTTCCCAGCGGTGTTGAGTGGGTTAACGAAGGTGCCACCAAACTCAGCGTAGATATCAACGGAAAAACTTATACCACTGCTGACCCTGAAGTAAAACTTCTTTCCGACTCCAAGTTGCAAATTACCATGAACAACATAGATGTTGATACTGACAAGGTTGATGATATTGTTATCACACCTTACATCAAAGCTGATTCCAGTGTAAACGGAGATATTAAAGTCAAGATCGATGGCAAAGATTCTGCTGTAACCAGTCAAGAACTCACAATTGCCAGAGCCTTTGATGGAGATACCGTTACCACTGTAGAAGACGTTGAAACCATTGGCGATGCTACTTCTAAAGCTGGTGAAATCACCATTGAAGAAGCTGCCAAAGGTTCCATGGGTACTGATTACCAAAAAATTAAGGTAAAATTACCTACCGACTTTGACTGGAAAGCAAACAGTGATTTCAAAGTTTCTTTCTCCGGATCCTTTGCTAACGCAGATATTACTTCTGCTAACAGCTTAACTTCAACTGATATTGCTAACAAAGTTCAAGGTTATCAAATCGATGGTAGAAACCTGAATATTTACTTCAAGCCTACTACCAACAGCACCAACCAACGCGGTATTATCACCATTGTTCCGGTGATTGATCCCGACAAAGATGCTAAATATGGCGACGTTGAAGTTAACGTGTCCGGTGATAATGTTACTGATGCTGATGTAGTAATTGCTAAGTATTCCGATTTCGGAGTTGACCTGAAGGTTAAAGAAGTAGAAGAATTATTTGCTGGTCGTTTTGACGAAGAAACTGAAGAAATCACCATTGAAGAATCTGTTGCAGGAACATTTATCGAAGGTCGTAAAGTCACCCTTGAGTTACCTTCTTGGGTTAAAGTGACCGACGTTAAGTTTACCCAAGATGACTTTAAAGTTAAGGACACCTTCGTAGCTGCTGATGACATCGATGATAATGAAGTTGAACTTGAAATTGGCCAGTCCACTAAAGGCAACACCAGTGGTGGCAAACTGAAATTCAAACTACAACTTTCCGTTGAAGCTGGTAAAGCTGGCGACATCGAAATGAAAGTAATCGGTAAAGCTGGCGGCGAAGGCGAGCTGGTTATCGCTAAGGCTGTTAACCCTGTTAAAATCGAAGGTCAAGCTAGCAACGTTAAAGTTGGTGTTAAGAAGCAAGCCATTGGCGATATCGTTATCACCGAACTGAAAGATGGTGCTATTACCGAGACCAACGATTACACCAAGAAAAAGACCGAATTATATGTTGACTTGACCGATGGAGTTAAGTGGAACGACTACAAAGTAGAAGTTATCGAAGGCAACCTGGACATCGATGAAGACAATATTGATACTGCAAATGGTGACACTCGCCTGATTATCCCTATTAAAGGCGAATCCAGCAAGGCTTCCAAAATTAAGATTTCCGGTATTACCGTAGATTTAGACCGCACCATTCCTGAAGGTATCATCGAAGCTAAGGTTAAAGGTAGCGCTATCGTACAAAACGATAAAGCTCAAAAAGGTTGGTTAGAAGGTGCAGAAGAGAAAGATGGCGCCGACAATTCCCTTGACAGTGGTGAATTTGACACCACCACCGTTGCTAAGACCGTTGCAGCTAAAGTTGTAACTCCTGCTCCTGAAGCGGGCACTGTTCTCTTCAACATTGGATCTTCCATTTACACTGCTGGCGGTGTAACCAAGGTTATGGATGCTGCCCCTTATATTAAAGAAGGACGCACCTATGTACCTGTTAAATATTTAGCACTGGCTCTGGGTGTGAGCGAACAAGACATTGCCTATGAAAACGGTGTTGTAACTCTGACCAAAGGTAACGATGTAGTTAAGTTGACCATCGGTAGCAAAACTCTGATGAACAACGACACTACTGTAACCATGGATGTAGCTCCTGAAATTGTTAATGGCCGCACCATGTTACCCGCTCGTTATGTTGCTGAAGGCTTTGGCGCAATGGTAGGGTTTGCTAACGGTCAAGTTGTTATCTCCTACTAA
- a CDS encoding stalk domain-containing protein, with protein sequence MKKTKLWLLILATLMLFALPAYADTKVTVEGKEYSLQAVTYQGHILIPLRDTSNLLGAKVNYLADVGIAYIEKNETQLRIHMGDALSYLNNKIVSSGVSPVVIEGKAYVPLRFLAESLNYNVTYAEDKIQLTGKPLAKVHFIDVGFGDAIFIQLLNDKNILIDAGDKKGGGTVATYLRNQGVKEIDLVVSSTVSQEHMEGLATIFQSFKVKKVIDTYTASNDNYYERFKEELTKRNISYEPANKQVLALSGVTFEILSSYGQMINADRPSKTIVSSLKVGDQSFLFMSDRTGQTEMSDIPAQKYIVLKIADHGGIYSTSKELLNLTKPEVAILTSDNSVLGYPKGTTLKRIQEAGAKLYSTGTNGTIIIETDGKKYSIISENHQQVQIDVEKDHELHIDTGLTNGKFLGDRVTGKYHHPNCEEAKKIPEENRTWLIDKAQAEINGYYPDDLCKPE encoded by the coding sequence ATGAAGAAAACAAAACTTTGGCTTCTTATACTGGCGACCCTAATGCTATTTGCACTGCCGGCCTATGCAGATACCAAGGTAACCGTGGAAGGGAAAGAGTACAGCTTACAGGCGGTTACGTACCAGGGCCATATTCTTATCCCTCTACGGGATACCTCGAATCTATTAGGAGCAAAAGTTAACTACCTTGCGGATGTTGGTATAGCCTATATTGAAAAAAATGAAACCCAGCTAAGAATCCATATGGGTGATGCTTTATCCTATTTAAATAATAAAATTGTATCCTCCGGGGTATCTCCTGTAGTAATAGAAGGAAAGGCCTACGTTCCCTTAAGGTTCTTGGCAGAGTCTTTAAATTATAATGTAACCTATGCCGAAGATAAAATACAGTTAACTGGAAAGCCCTTGGCTAAAGTGCATTTCATTGATGTGGGTTTTGGCGATGCTATTTTTATTCAATTATTAAATGATAAAAATATTCTCATTGATGCAGGTGACAAAAAAGGTGGGGGGACTGTAGCTACTTATTTAAGGAATCAGGGAGTAAAAGAAATTGACTTGGTCGTTTCATCTACCGTGTCACAGGAACATATGGAAGGGCTTGCTACAATATTCCAATCCTTTAAAGTAAAAAAAGTTATTGATACTTACACTGCCAGCAACGATAACTACTATGAAAGGTTTAAAGAAGAGCTTACAAAAAGAAACATTTCTTACGAGCCAGCCAACAAACAAGTGTTGGCTCTAAGTGGAGTAACCTTTGAGATTCTTAGTAGTTATGGCCAAATGATTAATGCCGACAGACCATCCAAAACCATTGTTTCTTCATTAAAAGTAGGGGATCAGTCATTCCTATTCATGTCAGATAGAACCGGTCAAACTGAGATGTCCGATATACCGGCTCAAAAGTATATAGTGCTTAAAATAGCCGACCACGGCGGTATATACTCCACCAGTAAAGAACTCCTGAATCTCACAAAGCCAGAAGTGGCGATTTTAACCTCCGACAATAGCGTACTTGGTTACCCCAAGGGAACAACCCTTAAGAGAATCCAAGAGGCAGGGGCAAAGCTATACAGCACAGGAACAAATGGTACCATCATTATTGAGACAGATGGAAAAAAGTACAGTATCATTAGCGAGAATCATCAGCAGGTACAGATTGATGTGGAAAAGGACCATGAACTTCATATTGATACGGGTCTTACCAATGGCAAATTCCTGGGAGACAGAGTAACAGGCAAGTATCATCATCCAAATTGCGAGGAAGCCAAAAAAATACCTGAGGAAAATCGCACTTGGTTAATTGATAAAGCACAAGCAGAAATAAACGGGTACTATCCCGATGATCTTTGTAAACCAGAATAA
- a CDS encoding rod shape-determining protein, whose protein sequence is MFGLNTDIGIDLGTASVLVYVKGKGIVLREPSVVAINKDTGTIIAVGEEARRMLGRTPGNIVATRPLREGVIADYEVTEKMLRYFINKANGKKWFFRPRVMVCIPSGVTGVEERAVRQAAISAGASSAHLIEEPLAAALGAGIDIAEPNGSMIVDIGGGTSDVAVLSLGGIVCSRSIRVGGDKFDEAIVRYIRKEFSLMIGERTGEEIKVEVATAVPDKTAERTTQIRGRDLITGLPKAITVSSHQVYNAIAEPLEAVVGAVKEVLEMTPPELAADIVNKGIVMTGGGALLHGLDTLISEETGLGVYIAEDAISCVAHGTGKALAMMNILPKPKSSKLFRKVVG, encoded by the coding sequence ATGTTTGGTCTCAACACCGATATCGGAATAGACTTGGGAACTGCCAGCGTCCTGGTCTACGTTAAAGGAAAAGGAATCGTACTCCGGGAGCCCTCTGTGGTTGCCATCAATAAAGACACCGGCACCATAATTGCAGTGGGCGAAGAGGCCCGCAGAATGCTGGGTCGTACGCCAGGCAACATCGTGGCCACACGTCCCCTCCGGGAAGGTGTTATTGCCGACTACGAAGTGACCGAAAAAATGCTTCGTTACTTCATTAATAAAGCCAATGGAAAGAAATGGTTTTTCCGGCCTCGGGTGATGGTTTGTATCCCTTCGGGTGTTACTGGCGTAGAAGAAAGGGCCGTACGACAAGCAGCCATTTCCGCCGGGGCCAGTTCTGCCCACCTCATTGAAGAACCCCTGGCCGCTGCCCTGGGGGCCGGTATCGATATCGCAGAACCCAATGGCTCCATGATCGTAGATATCGGCGGTGGTACTTCCGACGTAGCAGTACTATCCCTGGGTGGTATTGTTTGCAGCCGTTCCATCCGTGTTGGCGGTGATAAATTTGACGAAGCCATCGTACGCTATATTAGAAAAGAATTCAGTCTGATGATTGGCGAACGCACCGGGGAAGAAATCAAAGTAGAAGTGGCCACCGCCGTCCCAGATAAGACTGCCGAGAGAACCACCCAAATTCGCGGCCGGGACCTGATTACCGGCCTTCCCAAGGCCATCACCGTCAGCAGTCACCAAGTTTACAATGCCATTGCCGAACCTTTGGAAGCTGTGGTGGGGGCAGTCAAAGAAGTTCTGGAAATGACTCCTCCGGAACTGGCAGCAGACATTGTTAACAAAGGCATTGTTATGACCGGCGGCGGGGCTCTGTTGCATGGTCTGGATACTCTTATATCGGAAGAAACTGGCCTGGGGGTTTACATAGCCGAGGACGCTATTTCCTGCGTAGCCCATGGAACAGGCAAGGCTCTGGCCATGATGAATATTTTGCCGAAGCCGAAGAGTAGTAAGTTGTTTAGGAAGGTTGTGGGCTAG
- the spoIIID gene encoding sporulation transcriptional regulator SpoIIID, giving the protein MQDYIQKRVLDICAYILETRATVRKAAQVFQVSKSTVHKDMTERLPSLNKQLALEVKTILDENKAERHLRGGEATRKKYKEIS; this is encoded by the coding sequence ATGCAGGACTACATCCAAAAGCGGGTGCTGGACATATGTGCGTATATCTTAGAAACCAGGGCGACAGTGCGGAAAGCTGCCCAGGTTTTTCAAGTTAGCAAAAGCACAGTCCACAAAGACATGACTGAACGACTCCCGTCCCTGAATAAACAATTGGCACTGGAAGTGAAAACCATACTGGATGAAAATAAGGCCGAAAGACACCTCAGGGGAGGAGAAGCTACCCGCAAGAAATATAAAGAAATAAGCTAG
- a CDS encoding M23 family metallopeptidase — translation MWPFENSLRNQLRNQDLIKKYREWLRKWLLKGNSKFNSTALVALVVVAALLSAYGLYSWHSGQILKDTVTNPKSNQVMQKHSQQAPATCQLAKAKEEKDPVQKETQEITVPAAVNPEEMVKPVMGHVLTGVGMTFSEVFKDYRYSTGVALAAEPGTEVKAALAGTVSLVSSGDKGTMVVSINHGNGWQATYGGLGQVQVKAGQKIEKNQTLGTLGEHSRTNGVLENHLYFKITKNGKPVDPNIYWK, via the coding sequence ATGTGGCCCTTTGAAAATTCGCTCCGCAACCAACTACGTAATCAAGACCTAATAAAGAAATACCGGGAATGGCTTAGAAAATGGTTACTCAAAGGAAACAGTAAGTTTAATTCCACAGCCCTGGTGGCCCTTGTAGTGGTCGCGGCACTTTTGTCTGCCTATGGACTCTACAGTTGGCACAGCGGGCAGATACTAAAGGATACCGTAACTAACCCAAAAAGCAACCAGGTAATGCAAAAGCATAGTCAACAGGCACCGGCAACCTGCCAGCTAGCTAAGGCAAAAGAAGAAAAGGACCCTGTGCAAAAAGAAACCCAGGAGATCACAGTTCCAGCCGCAGTTAACCCGGAAGAAATGGTGAAACCAGTTATGGGTCATGTTTTAACCGGAGTGGGCATGACCTTTTCCGAAGTCTTTAAGGACTACCGTTACAGCACAGGGGTTGCCCTGGCCGCAGAACCGGGAACCGAAGTTAAGGCAGCCCTGGCCGGCACAGTTTCTTTAGTTTCCTCAGGAGATAAGGGCACCATGGTTGTAAGCATTAACCACGGTAACGGTTGGCAAGCGACCTATGGTGGACTGGGTCAGGTTCAGGTTAAGGCAGGACAAAAAATTGAGAAAAACCAAACCCTAGGTACCCTGGGTGAACACAGCAGAACCAACGGCGTTTTAGAGAACCATTTGTACTTTAAAATTACCAAGAACGGAAAACCCGTAGACCCCAATATTTACTGGAAATAA
- the spoIID gene encoding stage II sporulation protein D produces MRKLMLALFGLLILMVAFPSVTLKLYQLVNPPHIKSEGTTVKMYNHLTQKIQTLPLEEYVVGVVAAEMPAAFPVEALKAQAVAARTYIMQRMTPGGVQNARHPGADVSSDPREGQAWISKAEMEKRWGKLKYLEYYYKIKWAVDSTSGQVIYYNSQLIFPAFHASCGGGTENAEEVWVTAAPYLKGVACPYCADPQPERQVAFTLSELDQKLKTNLSAVPVSTLKNKAIQITKETATGRPKEIRIGNKEYSATMLREILNLRSTRISWQATGDKITFTTRGYGHGVGLCQYGAKGMAQQGKTYEQILKHYYTGVKIKSLK; encoded by the coding sequence GTGCGAAAACTCATGCTGGCTCTCTTCGGACTCCTGATTCTTATGGTTGCCTTTCCCTCCGTTACCCTAAAACTTTACCAACTGGTAAACCCTCCCCATATAAAATCTGAGGGCACAACAGTAAAAATGTATAACCATCTTACCCAAAAAATTCAGACCCTCCCCCTGGAGGAATATGTGGTAGGAGTGGTGGCGGCGGAAATGCCGGCAGCCTTTCCGGTGGAAGCCCTTAAAGCACAAGCAGTGGCAGCCCGTACCTATATTATGCAGCGCATGACTCCAGGAGGAGTTCAAAATGCACGCCACCCCGGAGCAGACGTCTCCAGTGATCCACGGGAAGGCCAGGCTTGGATATCCAAAGCAGAGATGGAAAAACGGTGGGGCAAGTTAAAATATCTAGAGTATTACTACAAAATTAAATGGGCTGTGGACAGCACCAGCGGACAGGTCATCTATTACAACTCCCAATTAATATTCCCAGCCTTCCATGCCTCCTGTGGCGGTGGAACTGAAAACGCCGAGGAGGTATGGGTGACCGCTGCCCCTTACCTCAAAGGGGTCGCCTGCCCTTATTGTGCAGATCCACAACCGGAAAGACAAGTGGCCTTTACACTGTCAGAACTAGATCAAAAGTTAAAAACCAACCTTTCGGCTGTCCCGGTTTCAACCCTAAAGAACAAAGCCATTCAGATTACCAAGGAAACCGCCACTGGCCGTCCCAAGGAAATAAGGATAGGCAATAAAGAATACTCGGCCACCATGTTGCGGGAAATTCTAAACCTTCGCTCAACACGCATATCTTGGCAAGCTACTGGAGATAAAATCACCTTTACCACCAGAGGTTACGGACATGGCGTGGGTCTCTGCCAATATGGCGCCAAAGGGATGGCCCAGCAAGGCAAAACCTACGAACAAATACTGAAACATTACTATACCGGAGTAAAAATAAAAAGTTTGAAATAG
- the murA gene encoding UDP-N-acetylglucosamine 1-carboxyvinyltransferase: MEEKIIISGGRPLTGSIRVSGAKNAVLPILAASLLTTTQTRLLDVPDLADVGVICSVLQELGTRIEKTKEELVISIPSLQHIEAPYEYVRKMRASFLVMGPLLAREGRARISLPGGCAIGTRPIDLHLKGFSALGADIRYGSGHIEAVAKELTGADIYLDFPSVGATENIMMAAVLARGQTTIENAAEEPEIVDLANFLNAMGAKIKGAGTKVIRINGVKELTGTTHAVIPDRIEAGTYLVAAAMTRGDVMVENVIADHLKPVVAKLKEAGAEIKEEETHIQVCCNGILKGVDIKTLPYPGFPTDMQAQFMTLMAVAEGTSIITETVFENRFMHVNELKRMGAKIKIEGRTAIVQGVKTLNGAAVKATDLRAGAAMILAGLTATGETEVANIHHIDRGYERLIEKLQGIGANIRRVEVKQ; this comes from the coding sequence ATGGAAGAAAAAATTATTATCTCAGGCGGTCGCCCTCTAACCGGCTCCATCCGTGTCAGTGGGGCTAAAAATGCTGTCCTTCCAATATTGGCAGCTTCTTTACTTACCACTACCCAAACCCGGTTATTGGATGTACCGGATCTGGCAGATGTGGGAGTGATCTGTTCAGTTTTGCAAGAACTTGGTACCCGCATTGAAAAAACCAAGGAAGAGCTAGTAATATCCATTCCCTCCCTCCAGCACATAGAAGCCCCCTATGAATATGTACGAAAGATGAGGGCTTCCTTTTTAGTCATGGGACCTTTATTAGCCAGGGAGGGAAGGGCCAGAATCTCCTTACCCGGGGGCTGTGCCATCGGTACTAGGCCCATTGATTTACATCTAAAGGGTTTTTCGGCCCTGGGTGCCGACATTCGGTATGGTTCTGGCCATATTGAAGCAGTGGCCAAGGAATTGACAGGAGCCGATATTTATCTGGATTTTCCCAGTGTTGGGGCCACCGAAAACATCATGATGGCCGCTGTCCTGGCCAGAGGTCAAACAACCATCGAAAATGCAGCCGAAGAACCAGAAATTGTTGATCTAGCCAACTTCCTGAACGCCATGGGGGCTAAAATTAAAGGGGCTGGTACAAAGGTAATCCGTATCAATGGTGTTAAGGAACTAACTGGCACCACCCATGCCGTCATTCCAGACCGTATTGAAGCCGGCACATATCTAGTGGCTGCGGCCATGACCCGGGGGGATGTTATGGTGGAAAATGTCATTGCAGACCATCTTAAACCGGTTGTGGCCAAGCTAAAGGAAGCCGGTGCCGAAATTAAAGAAGAAGAGACCCACATCCAGGTTTGCTGTAATGGCATATTAAAGGGTGTGGATATAAAGACCCTACCCTATCCGGGTTTTCCCACTGATATGCAGGCCCAGTTTATGACCTTGATGGCTGTGGCAGAAGGCACCAGCATAATCACAGAAACAGTTTTTGAAAATCGTTTTATGCATGTTAATGAATTAAAACGTATGGGTGCAAAAATTAAAATTGAAGGGCGAACCGCCATTGTTCAGGGTGTAAAAACTTTGAACGGAGCAGCAGTTAAGGCCACAGACCTGCGGGCCGGTGCAGCCATGATTTTGGCGGGCCTAACCGCCACAGGAGAAACCGAAGTAGCCAATATCCATCACATTGACCGTGGCTATGAAAGACTAATCGAAAAACTGCAGGGTATCGGAGCAAATATTCGCCGGGTTGAAGTGAAGCAGTGA
- a CDS encoding F0F1 ATP synthase subunit epsilon encodes MAKTQRLDIVTPEKVVFSEEIDFVVAPGADGELGILPEHAPLVTALKVGTLRVQQGGKFFKVAVSGGFMEVKNSRIVVLADTAERADQIDVERAKAAKQRAEQRLNSKGSEIDVHRAEIALHKAINRIKAAE; translated from the coding sequence ATGGCTAAAACCCAACGCCTTGATATTGTCACACCTGAAAAGGTAGTATTCAGTGAAGAAATCGATTTTGTCGTGGCACCCGGCGCCGATGGTGAACTCGGTATCTTACCTGAGCACGCACCCCTGGTAACAGCCCTTAAGGTTGGTACATTAAGGGTTCAGCAGGGTGGCAAATTCTTCAAAGTGGCCGTCAGCGGTGGGTTCATGGAAGTCAAGAACAGCCGGATTGTTGTTCTGGCTGACACCGCCGAGCGAGCCGACCAAATTGACGTCGAACGGGCCAAAGCAGCAAAACAGCGTGCTGAACAGCGCCTGAACAGCAAGGGCTCCGAAATCGATGTTCACAGGGCAGAAATTGCTCTGCACAAAGCAATCAACCGTATCAAAGCTGCTGAATAA
- the atpD gene encoding F0F1 ATP synthase subunit beta — MNVGHIVSVIGVVVDVEFAPGQVPDIYSAVKIRTEDQEDKSTKWNLTLEVAQHLGNNRVRCIAMSSTEGLKRGMKVVSTGKAISVPVGRPVLGRLLNVLGEEADGLEPIKAEKYYPIHRPAPALVDQSTKAEMLETGIKVIDLMIPFLKGGKIGLFGGAGVGKTVIVMELINNIAKQHGGISVFAGVGERTREGNDLYHEMKEAGVLEKTIMVFGQMNEPPGARLRVGLTGLTMAEFFRDEEGADTLLFIDNIFRFTQAGSEVSALLGRMPSAVGYQPTLATEMGQLQERITSTRKGSVTSVQAIYVPADDLTDPAPANAFAHLDATVVLSRAISELGIYPAVDPLDSTSRILDPQVVGKEHYECARGVQSVLQRYKELQDIIAILGMDELSDEDKLTVARARKLQRFLSQPFHVAETFTGRPGKYVSLKDTIRSFNEILAGKHDALPEQAFYMAGAIEEVMENAKRIEAGA, encoded by the coding sequence ATGAATGTTGGCCATATCGTCAGTGTTATTGGTGTGGTTGTGGACGTTGAGTTCGCACCTGGCCAGGTACCTGATATATATAGTGCGGTAAAAATCCGTACTGAAGACCAGGAAGATAAATCCACCAAGTGGAATCTGACCTTGGAAGTGGCCCAGCACCTTGGTAACAACCGTGTTCGCTGCATCGCCATGTCCTCCACCGAGGGTCTAAAGCGTGGTATGAAAGTAGTTAGCACCGGTAAAGCCATTTCAGTTCCTGTAGGTCGACCTGTTCTGGGCCGCCTGCTGAACGTACTGGGCGAAGAGGCTGATGGTTTAGAACCCATTAAAGCTGAAAAATACTATCCCATTCACCGTCCGGCTCCTGCTCTGGTAGACCAATCCACCAAGGCAGAAATGCTGGAAACCGGTATCAAAGTTATCGACCTGATGATCCCCTTCTTGAAGGGTGGTAAAATTGGTCTGTTCGGTGGTGCTGGTGTAGGTAAGACAGTTATCGTTATGGAGCTCATTAACAACATCGCTAAGCAGCACGGTGGTATCTCCGTGTTCGCCGGTGTAGGTGAGCGGACCCGTGAAGGTAACGACCTTTACCATGAAATGAAAGAAGCAGGCGTATTAGAAAAGACCATCATGGTGTTCGGTCAGATGAACGAACCCCCGGGAGCCCGTCTCCGTGTTGGCTTGACTGGTCTTACCATGGCGGAATTCTTCCGTGATGAAGAAGGCGCTGACACTCTGCTCTTTATTGACAACATCTTCCGTTTCACCCAGGCAGGTTCCGAGGTTTCCGCTCTGCTGGGCCGTATGCCCTCCGCGGTAGGTTACCAGCCCACCCTGGCCACTGAAATGGGTCAATTACAAGAACGTATTACCTCCACCCGTAAGGGTTCCGTTACCTCGGTACAGGCCATTTACGTGCCTGCGGACGACTTGACTGACCCGGCTCCTGCGAACGCCTTCGCTCACTTGGACGCCACCGTTGTATTAAGCCGTGCCATCTCCGAGCTGGGTATTTATCCTGCGGTTGACCCGCTGGATTCTACCTCCCGTATTCTGGATCCCCAGGTAGTGGGTAAAGAACACTATGAATGTGCCCGTGGCGTTCAGTCTGTACTGCAGCGTTATAAAGAATTACAAGATATTATCGCTATTCTGGGTATGGATGAACTGTCAGATGAAGATAAACTGACCGTGGCCCGGGCCCGTAAGCTACAGCGTTTCCTGTCTCAGCCCTTCCACGTGGCAGAAACCTTTACCGGTCGTCCCGGTAAATATGTATCCTTAAAAGATACAATCCGTAGCTTTAATGAAATCCTCGCCGGTAAACACGATGCCTTACCGGAGCAGGCCTTCTACATGGCCGGCGCCATTGAAGAAGTTATGGAGAACGCAAAACGTATTGAGGCTGGTGCATAA
- the atpG gene encoding ATP synthase F1 subunit gamma: protein MASARDLRRRIKSVKSTQQITKAMKMVAAAKLRRAQEAVEAARPFALKIKDVLSRVAAASGGASHPLLEEREVKTIAYVIITADRGLCGGFNANILRRAASEVRDVNNPAIVAVGTKSRDYFTRRGYDITASYVRLGEAIQFSQAKEIARFVIDKYVAGEFDEVHLVFSEFVNILTQRPVKVKLLPVETPTEEKKGPQVEYIFEPSAEAVLAELLPTYVETTVFRAMLEAKAGEQGARMTAMDSATKNAKELINKLTLSLNRARQAAITKEISEIVGGAAALE, encoded by the coding sequence ATGGCCAGTGCCCGTGATTTAAGGCGCCGGATTAAAAGTGTTAAAAGTACCCAACAAATCACCAAAGCCATGAAAATGGTGGCTGCCGCCAAACTTCGTCGGGCTCAGGAGGCGGTTGAAGCAGCCCGTCCCTTTGCCTTGAAGATTAAAGACGTATTAAGCCGTGTGGCTGCCGCCAGCGGTGGTGCCAGCCATCCCCTTTTAGAGGAACGGGAAGTTAAAACAATCGCCTACGTTATTATAACTGCCGACCGAGGGCTATGTGGCGGTTTCAACGCCAACATCCTGAGGCGTGCTGCCAGCGAGGTAAGGGATGTTAATAACCCGGCCATAGTTGCCGTTGGTACTAAATCCCGGGATTACTTTACCCGACGTGGCTATGATATTACTGCATCTTATGTGCGTTTAGGTGAAGCCATTCAGTTTTCCCAGGCTAAAGAGATTGCTAGGTTTGTCATAGACAAATACGTTGCCGGTGAGTTTGATGAGGTGCATTTGGTGTTCAGCGAATTTGTCAACATCCTGACCCAACGACCCGTCAAAGTCAAACTGCTGCCAGTGGAAACCCCCACCGAAGAGAAGAAAGGGCCCCAGGTGGAATACATCTTCGAGCCCTCCGCCGAAGCTGTACTGGCGGAACTTCTACCCACCTATGTGGAAACAACGGTCTTCAGGGCCATGCTGGAAGCTAAGGCCGGCGAGCAAGGTGCCCGGATGACAGCAATGGATTCCGCTACCAAGAACGCCAAAGAATTGATAAATAAACTAACCCTGTCCTTGAACCGTGCCCGTCAGGCTGCCATTACGAAAGAAATCTCCGAAATCGTTGGTGGTGCGGCGGCATTGGAATAA